From a region of the Butyrivibrio sp. AE3004 genome:
- a CDS encoding sugar ABC transporter ATP-binding protein yields MALLEMRGIKKSFSGVPVLKGVDLTVSKGEIHALLGENGAGKSTLMNVLTGTIPCDGGTITFDGQEIKNITVKKSEQLGIAFVHQELNLFNDLKVFENVFINREITGPLGKLNKKEMIRQSEELFTRLGIRMNPTDMVRDLRTGDKQLLEISKALLTGAKLLILDEPTTSLNNDEVEHLFEMVKDLKNKGISFIFISHKMPEIFAYCDSYTVFRNGELVGSGRISETSPAEVTKLMVGHAEEKGSYEKRKTGDTVLELSGLSGKGFENVSFKVKKGEIIGLTGLQGCGSSELMQCLFGITKPTGGSLKVNGKTVTGHSVHKAMKSGIGLLPANRKETSVIPDMSLVENMYLAEHTLSAGRFHINKKNEKEKYERYKKQLNIKAESGNSPIVSLSGGNQQKVFIARWLNTEAEILLFDNPTQGIDVGAKEEIYKLILSLANEGKTVLVNTLEIPELQKVADRCLIFYDGHIAGTLDHEEIEEHTVMMISTGSVAAGSKEKENEVTSK; encoded by the coding sequence ATGGCACTTCTTGAAATGAGAGGAATAAAAAAATCCTTCAGTGGTGTGCCGGTATTGAAAGGCGTGGATCTTACAGTTTCGAAGGGCGAGATCCACGCCCTTCTTGGTGAAAATGGTGCCGGTAAGTCTACACTGATGAATGTCCTTACGGGAACAATCCCTTGTGACGGCGGTACGATCACCTTTGACGGACAGGAAATAAAAAACATCACTGTTAAAAAGAGCGAACAGCTTGGCATAGCCTTTGTTCATCAGGAACTTAATCTTTTTAACGATCTGAAGGTTTTTGAAAATGTTTTCATAAACAGAGAGATTACAGGGCCACTGGGCAAACTGAATAAGAAGGAAATGATCAGACAGTCTGAAGAACTTTTTACAAGACTTGGAATCAGGATGAATCCTACTGATATGGTCAGAGACCTAAGAACAGGAGATAAACAGCTTCTTGAAATCAGTAAGGCTCTCCTTACCGGAGCAAAACTTCTTATTCTTGATGAGCCTACAACATCACTTAACAATGACGAAGTAGAACATCTCTTTGAAATGGTCAAAGATCTTAAGAATAAGGGAATTTCATTTATCTTCATTTCACACAAGATGCCTGAGATTTTTGCATACTGCGACTCTTACACTGTATTTAGAAACGGGGAACTTGTAGGAAGCGGAAGGATATCCGAAACATCACCTGCGGAAGTGACAAAGCTTATGGTTGGTCATGCAGAGGAAAAAGGAAGCTACGAAAAGAGAAAGACAGGAGATACTGTCCTTGAGCTTTCAGGTCTTTCGGGTAAAGGTTTTGAGAACGTTTCCTTCAAGGTAAAAAAAGGGGAAATCATTGGTCTTACAGGACTTCAGGGATGCGGAAGCAGTGAGCTTATGCAATGCCTTTTCGGAATAACAAAGCCCACAGGCGGAAGTCTTAAGGTAAACGGAAAAACAGTTACGGGGCATTCGGTTCACAAAGCCATGAAGTCGGGAATCGGACTTTTACCTGCAAACAGGAAAGAAACATCGGTCATTCCGGATATGAGTCTTGTTGAAAATATGTATCTTGCAGAGCATACACTTTCTGCAGGTAGATTCCATATAAATAAAAAGAATGAAAAAGAAAAATATGAGCGATATAAAAAACAGCTCAATATAAAGGCGGAGTCAGGAAATTCTCCGATAGTATCATTAAGCGGTGGGAACCAGCAGAAGGTATTTATTGCGAGATGGCTTAATACAGAAGCAGAGATCCTGCTTTTCGATAACCCTACACAGGGCATAGATGTAGGTGCTAAGGAAGAGATTTATAAACTGATTCTCTCCCTGGCAAACGAGGGGAAGACGGTACTTGTAAATACATTGGAAATACCGGAGCTTCAGAAAGTTGCGGACAGATGTCTGATTTTTTATGACGGACACATCGCCGGAACGCTTGATCATGAAGAGATAGAAGAACACACTGTGATGATGATATCAACCGGATCGGTGGCTGCCGGGAGTAAGGAAAAAGAGAACGAGGTAACATCCAAATGA